TGTTGCCGTCGTTCATGTATTCCACTTCGGCTGCGAGAATAATAGGGCCTACGCGGTCTGTCAGGGCGCCTTCCACAGGGAAGAGTGTCGCCTTGCCGGCGTCGTCCGTGTAGGTGTAATAGACTGTGATCTTTCCAGTGTAAGCCTTCTGTGCTCCACCAGTAAAGATTGCTGAGCCGAATCCTTCTGCGTCAGTAAAGATGGAAGCGGTCATGTCCCCATCCTTGTAAATAGCCTTGTAGGGTCTGTCGTAGTTGCCGCCAAAGATGAACTTTGCAGAATCCAGAACACTTTGCCCGCCAAGAGGTTTGGTAAACTGAATCCAGATGCTGTCTGCACGGCCATCGCCTGTGCGGTCAAAGATGTAGGCGGTTTCAATCTGCGGTACCGGCGGAACTGCCATGTTGATGTGGGTCCAGTCCACGCTCTTGTTTTCTGCGCCAGGGCTAGAAACGGTAAGCGTTGCATTGATTACCTCACCAAGGCCCTTCACGTAGAAACTTGCACGACCCTGTTCCAGAAGGATTTCTGTGATGGGGTCGCCCATGGAGTCACAGGGCTGGAGCATAGGGTCGGAAGTGGTGACGGTAACGGGAATTCCGCTGTACATGGCAGCCCATTCCTCGGCGTACATGATGTATACCGGATAGGAGCGTCCTGCCCACATCTTTTCGGTCTTGCTCAGGCTCAAAGGCAATGTGTCGCTGGAAACGTTGCGAGAGAGTTCGTCGCCATAGGGTTTCCAGTACTGGTCGAAGTACAAGGTGTCTTCAATGTTGTAGCCAATAGTGTAGTAGTTCGAATCCTTGACGTTCGTGGCGAATGCAAGATTCGGAAGAGCGTGGGGAGGAATGGTAAAGTAAACGTCCTTGTATTCGTCCTTGTTGCTCTGGAGGGAGATCCGTACATAGTAGGTTCCCGGAGGCAGGAGCATCGCTTTACTGAGGGCGTCGATGTCGATTGTCAGGCGAGTGTATTTTTCGGCAATGGTGATACCGCCGTAGTAGGTGGAGTCCTGCACCTTCAGTGCGACGCCACCCTTGGAAACGCCCTTACCGAAAAGTACAAAATTGGAAGGACCCAGTTCAGTACGTTCTGTTTCGGGGCTGCTGGAGAAATCACAAGCCAGTTCGCGCTCGCGGATAATCTGGTAGACATCCTTGATCTTCATGACGGTGGTGTCGCTGGAAAGTTCAGCGAGAAGCATGCTGGCATCTGTCTGAAGGTCAATGGACGTACGCATCTTGAAGTTGGATTCATCCTTATGGCGTTCCGCATAGAAGATATGGAAGGGATAAGTTTCGCCTTCGGTAAGGCCTAGCTTATCCAGATCCACGGAACCATTGGACTGGTGATGCTGACCGCCGATGTCCACCACCAGCTTGTTGTTGATGAACACCCACACGTCATCATCGCCGTAGAATTCAAAGTACTGGCCCTTTACGTATTCGAACTGGGCCTGGATTTTCATGGTAAAGCCGTAGTTATGAGTGCCGATTTCCTTACCGCCGCTGATCCAGTCAAAGTGGGGGTTGGGAACGGTTTGTGCTTCGTCAAGGTACTTGAAATCGTCCAGGAGGAACAAGCCTTTTTCTGGACTGTCAATATTGCGCTGCCCCTTCCAGAACCCCTTGTTGTCCATTTCCAGTTCCAATTCGCGACAGGTTACGTTGGTGTATTTCTTGCCGTCAGCACCAGTGGCAACTACTTCCGGAAGGAACCAGTCGTTCAGGTGTTCCGTAAGCTTGCAGTTTGCAGGGAAGTTGGCTGCACGTACGGGAACACCGTTGGGACCGAGGACGGAATCCACCATGCCGGTATAAAGATTGTCGCATCCACCAGTTCCGAAATCCTGATTGGTGGTTCCAGCCTGGTTTTTTGCGTTAATGGCATCATCTTCATTGAGATTGTAACCGTTCTTGCCGTCACCATCGCCATGGAGCCAGTCGAACATCATGACGGGAAGCTTTTTGATGGGGCAATCGCCCAGGTCGCCCGGGAAGGAGGAACTCAATTCAGGATAACCGTACTTTGCGGAAATCCACACTTCGTTGCTGATGGCCAGAATGGAATCCAGTGCAATTTCATCGGAAATGGGAATGGTCTCATGGGAAACGCCGTCCTTACCCAGGTAGGTGTCCCCAATGGACTGCTTGAAGTAAACGTATGCGTCCTTGGGAATAATTCTCAGGGTGTCTACGAACCAGCCACAGTAGGTGTCACGGATGGGAACCATGGTGTGCTTTTCGCCGTCAACATAAATCAGGGCAGAGGTGTTGTTCCAGGGAGGAAGAACCCTGACGATTGCGGTGATAGAATCCGGAAGAACATACTCTTCGGGAATTCCCGGCAGGACGGTGATGCCGGTAGCGTCCAGCTTAAGCCAGACTTCGTAAACGGGCTGGTCCTTTTCCTGGTAAATGTAGTCAGGGAACAGCTGCTTCAAGGTCGGAAGGCTGGCTTCGTCCTTGTACAGGTAAGTTTCGCAGTCTTTTTTGCCTTCGGTGCATTTTAAACCGAAACGCAACTTACGTGCTTCCACAGCCGATGTCTTAAGACGTTCCTCTTTGAACTTTACGGTATAGGTGCCGTTGTGTTCTCTTTCCAGAGGCTTGAATTGGATATTTTCTTCGTTATCGGCGTAGTAAAGGCCTTCGCCGTCATAAATGACGTGGGCGATTGCCACCGTTTGCGCATTTGCGCACGACACAAACAGAGCTAGGAGCAACCCTAAGCCCCGGAATAGGTTTTGATACCTCATCCGTTCTCTCCTGTTAACCAGACATTTTCCTAAAACACCGGTGCCAAAAATAGGAATATTTCGTTATTAGTCAAGAAGTTATGTTTTCTGTAAGTAGTAAATAAAACACAAAACGCTCATATTTTCGTAATTGTAAATTTTTGTTTAAAAAAGAATGACTTTTGTTGCTTTATCGAGGTAAAATCCTAATTTTAAACCGTATTTATTTAATGAAGAAGCGGGACCCTAACAGCCCGTATTTTGACAAGGAGTCAAGTAATGAATCGTGTATATCTCGTAGCCGCCAAGGACATGGCCGAAAAGGTTAAAGTTGCAAGTGACGCCGTAGCCGCTGCAGGTCTCAAGACTGCTGTTTATAAACCCTCCGTTAATGGCGAAGCTGCCGTTGCTATGTTGAAATCCGGTGAAAGTGCCGTTCTCATGGAAAAGATCGCTGCCGACTTCATCGCCCAGAATTTTGACGCTGTGGATGTGGTCATTGTTGAAGGCGCCCAGGGCATGAGCGATGCTGCCGCCTACAAGTACAACGACAAGCTGGCTACTGCCCTCGACGCAAAGATTTTCTGCGGTGACGATGACGCAGACCTGTACTGCCCCAACCGCATCATGCATTGCCCCAAGTGCATTGCCCGTAATCTTTCTGAACCCGCTGCCGAACGCAAGACCTCCCAGGCCATGTTTCGTGCAGGTCTTCTCCAGAAGGCTTCCAAGTCCGTAAAGCGCATCGTCCTTCCGGAAGGTTCTGAGCCCCGTACCGTTCAGGCTGCCGCTCTCGCCGTAGAACGCGGTATTGCAGTTCCTGTTCTTATCGGCAAGAAGGCTGAAATCGAAGCTGTTGCCAAGGAAAAGGGCGTAAAGCTCCCCGCCAACATCGAAATTATCGAACCCAGCGCAGAACTTGCAGAAAAGTATGTGCCCACCCTCGTTGAACTCCGCAAGGCCAAGGGCATGACCGAAGAAGCCGCACGCGCAGCACTTGCCGACAACGTAATGCTGGGTACCATGATGCTGAAGATGGGTGAAGTGGACGGCCTGGTTTCTGGTGCCATCCATTCTACCGCAGATACTCTCCGCCCGGCCCTCCAGATCATCAAGACTGCTC
The sequence above is a segment of the Fibrobacter sp. UWR4 genome. Coding sequences within it:
- a CDS encoding fibro-slime domain-containing protein — its product is MAIAHVIYDGEGLYYADNEENIQFKPLEREHNGTYTVKFKEERLKTSAVEARKLRFGLKCTEGKKDCETYLYKDEASLPTLKQLFPDYIYQEKDQPVYEVWLKLDATGITVLPGIPEEYVLPDSITAIVRVLPPWNNTSALIYVDGEKHTMVPIRDTYCGWFVDTLRIIPKDAYVYFKQSIGDTYLGKDGVSHETIPISDEIALDSILAISNEVWISAKYGYPELSSSFPGDLGDCPIKKLPVMMFDWLHGDGDGKNGYNLNEDDAINAKNQAGTTNQDFGTGGCDNLYTGMVDSVLGPNGVPVRAANFPANCKLTEHLNDWFLPEVVATGADGKKYTNVTCRELELEMDNKGFWKGQRNIDSPEKGLFLLDDFKYLDEAQTVPNPHFDWISGGKEIGTHNYGFTMKIQAQFEYVKGQYFEFYGDDDVWVFINNKLVVDIGGQHHQSNGSVDLDKLGLTEGETYPFHIFYAERHKDESNFKMRTSIDLQTDASMLLAELSSDTTVMKIKDVYQIIRERELACDFSSSPETERTELGPSNFVLFGKGVSKGGVALKVQDSTYYGGITIAEKYTRLTIDIDALSKAMLLPPGTYYVRISLQSNKDEYKDVYFTIPPHALPNLAFATNVKDSNYYTIGYNIEDTLYFDQYWKPYGDELSRNVSSDTLPLSLSKTEKMWAGRSYPVYIMYAEEWAAMYSGIPVTVTTSDPMLQPCDSMGDPITEILLEQGRASFYVKGLGEVINATLTVSSPGAENKSVDWTHINMAVPPVPQIETAYIFDRTGDGRADSIWIQFTKPLGGQSVLDSAKFIFGGNYDRPYKAIYKDGDMTASIFTDAEGFGSAIFTGGAQKAYTGKITVYYTYTDDAGKATLFPVEGALTDRVGPIILAAEVEYMNDGNTQLKLTFSEGLDYNQANTEMFRFHCWKNGIQDSIVKPASDIGTIPFDQWTLVFPKGSDLDIIPVVGDSVRFTPPSQNGEARDLLGVPPHENNPWVRITGEQRITVTSPAVVTLTPGTESFEKAKEIIRSDSATIPKILTGDNISAEAAAAEFGTQGHFLGDLDMAELVENEIAEIVKEVQGTSIYHDKEAMKKDSTSAAAKQGYTLEEILNKVSAGEISIEKAKKKYGVSETIVDAYKSGLLTKENLKNYAHGTETDVKNIVAAVADKTVLRYKTTYYTSLGHFVNEESGAINCNADIYKADGAENCLGSDGRLFLAWNMRSASGRLAATGVYIARIQIKVTVNTKVITDRTQDFLWGVRRGQVNAIDLGL
- the pta gene encoding phosphate acetyltransferase, with amino-acid sequence MNRVYLVAAKDMAEKVKVASDAVAAAGLKTAVYKPSVNGEAAVAMLKSGESAVLMEKIAADFIAQNFDAVDVVIVEGAQGMSDAAAYKYNDKLATALDAKIFCGDDDADLYCPNRIMHCPKCIARNLSEPAAERKTSQAMFRAGLLQKASKSVKRIVLPEGSEPRTVQAAALAVERGIAVPVLIGKKAEIEAVAKEKGVKLPANIEIIEPSAELAEKYVPTLVELRKAKGMTEEAARAALADNVMLGTMMLKMGEVDGLVSGAIHSTADTLRPALQIIKTAPGVKSVSSVFFMCLPGQTYVYGDCAINLNPTAEELAGIALQCDDTAKAFGLPSRVAMLSYSTINSGKGPDADLVKEATAIAKAARPDMALDGPLQYDAATTPSVGSLKAPNSAVAGKATVFVFPDLSAGNIGYKAVQRSAQGTIAIGPMLQGLAKPVNDLSRGALVEDIVYTIALTAVQAQ